A single region of the bacterium genome encodes:
- a CDS encoding ABC transporter permease, translating to MSDQPGAVPASGRPAAGHHEIEAARPRWASGIRRPGGRPLIPAAAWLPTAGSLLVFLAVWQILSRFYPPILLPGPAATFGALWDLFARDNLARAFATSIQSLLIGLGLAIPTGIVLGFLAGVSRPVERAIGPFLDALYVTPKIMLIPLFIIWFGVGTEARIAYIFVVSYFPLVVNTFAGVRSMRDEFTETARAFLAGPLEMFRDVYLPGSIPFIVAGIRLALGHAIVGMITAEMFLAIVGLGYMVVNFGNRLATAKVLALAIFVSLFGVAVTELVKWSEHRLAPWTRRDTSS from the coding sequence GTGAGCGACCAGCCCGGCGCGGTGCCGGCTTCCGGCCGGCCAGCGGCCGGCCACCATGAAATTGAAGCCGCCCGTCCGCGCTGGGCGTCGGGCATCCGCCGGCCGGGGGGCCGCCCGCTGATTCCCGCGGCGGCGTGGCTGCCCACCGCCGGCTCGCTCCTCGTGTTCCTCGCGGTCTGGCAGATCCTGTCGCGCTTCTACCCGCCGATCCTGCTGCCCGGACCGGCCGCGACCTTCGGCGCGCTGTGGGACCTCTTCGCGCGCGACAACCTCGCGCGCGCGTTCGCGACGAGCATCCAGTCGCTGCTGATCGGGCTGGGCCTGGCCATCCCGACCGGCATCGTGCTCGGCTTTCTCGCCGGGGTGTCGCGCCCGGTCGAGCGCGCGATCGGTCCGTTCCTCGACGCGCTGTACGTCACGCCCAAGATCATGCTGATCCCGCTGTTCATCATCTGGTTCGGGGTCGGCACCGAGGCGCGCATCGCCTACATCTTCGTCGTCTCGTACTTCCCGCTGGTCGTCAACACGTTCGCCGGCGTGCGGTCGATGCGCGACGAGTTCACGGAGACGGCGCGGGCGTTTCTCGCCGGACCGCTCGAGATGTTCCGGGACGTGTACCTGCCCGGCTCGATCCCGTTCATCGTCGCGGGCATCCGCCTCGCGCTGGGGCACGCGATCGTCGGCATGATCACCGCGGAGATGTTCCTGGCGATCGTGGGCCTGGGCTACATGGTGGTGAACTTCGGCAACCGGCTGGCGACCGCCAAGGTGCTGGCGCTCGCGATCTTCGTCTCGCTGTTCGGCGTCGCCGTGACCGAGCTGGTGAAGTGGTCCGAGCACCGTCTCGCGCCCTGGACGCGGCGCGACACGTCGAGCTGA
- a CDS encoding ABC transporter ATP-binding protein — MPGLRVDRVSKAFRGSPAAGAGRNGGETGRRDLRVLHEISFAVQPEQIVGIIGPSGCGKTTLLKILAGLETADAGAATLNGSAVTRPRPDIAIVFQLFNLFPWRTVLGNVEFGLQMQRVPAPERRERAARLVAMVGLAGFERYFPHQLSGGMQQRVGLARALAIDPALLLLDEPFGALDYQTAERLREELLKIQSQAAKMMVLVTHNIDEALYLCDRVLVFSPRPGRVTLEIEPRFPQPRWAHDIYAVPEFTRLRAEIKALVMGAEA, encoded by the coding sequence GTGCCCGGACTGCGCGTCGATCGGGTTTCGAAGGCGTTCCGCGGATCCCCCGCGGCCGGCGCCGGCCGGAACGGCGGCGAAACCGGCCGCCGGGACCTGCGCGTGCTGCACGAGATCAGCTTCGCGGTTCAGCCCGAGCAGATCGTCGGCATCATCGGCCCGAGCGGCTGCGGCAAGACGACGCTCCTCAAGATTCTCGCCGGGCTCGAGACCGCGGACGCCGGCGCGGCCACGCTCAACGGCTCCGCGGTCACGCGTCCGCGGCCGGACATCGCCATCGTCTTCCAGTTGTTCAACCTGTTCCCGTGGCGCACGGTGCTCGGCAACGTGGAGTTCGGTCTGCAGATGCAGCGCGTGCCGGCCCCCGAGCGACGGGAGCGGGCGGCGCGGTTGGTCGCGATGGTCGGCCTCGCGGGCTTCGAGCGCTATTTCCCGCATCAGCTGTCGGGCGGGATGCAGCAGCGGGTCGGCCTGGCCCGCGCGCTCGCGATCGACCCCGCGCTGCTCCTGCTGGACGAGCCGTTCGGGGCGCTCGACTACCAGACCGCCGAGCGGCTGCGCGAGGAGCTGTTGAAGATCCAGTCGCAGGCGGCGAAAATGATGGTGCTCGTGACGCACAACATCGACGAGGCCCTGTACCTGTGCGACCGGGTGCTGGTGTTCTCGCCGCGCCCCGGGCGGGTGACCCTCGAGATCGAGCCGCGCTTCCCGCAGCCGCGCTGGGCGCACGACATCTACGCGGTGCCGGAGTTCACGCGGCTGCGCGCGGAGATCAAGGCGCTGGTGATGGGGGCGGAGGCGTGA
- a CDS encoding ABC transporter substrate-binding protein: MSLGRSRSIAAAAAALVLTALLVPRGPGVSAAAPAVLRVGAISPRLASLPEFMAGDLLSRRGYRVEWQHFQSDGAIIQAMAGRALDFAIATPVAAAHANEQGAPVRMITVAWATLDWVLVARQGIATINDLSGRTVAISSPGSPTDILFRRLLETRNLTPERLRVTMARVGATGARAAALESGRADAAWLGYDYAYELIKKGGFHVLENISVAKAVPGFLIAVWMASQPYIDTHREAVLAAVQAQIEANRWAHNRIAFIDEALRARWPGMEPLPRDVVEWAYDRYIQDDIFPVNGGLTPAALNSTFEIARLTGDLSRIPAPGDVAVFQIQDAVLAKIGRR, translated from the coding sequence ATGTCGCTCGGTCGGAGCCGCTCCATTGCCGCCGCCGCTGCCGCGCTCGTGCTGACGGCGCTGCTCGTTCCGCGCGGCCCCGGCGTGTCCGCGGCCGCGCCCGCCGTCCTGCGCGTCGGCGCGATTTCGCCGCGCCTCGCCAGCCTGCCGGAGTTCATGGCCGGCGACCTGTTGAGCCGGCGCGGGTACCGGGTCGAGTGGCAGCATTTCCAGTCCGACGGCGCGATCATTCAGGCGATGGCCGGGCGCGCGCTCGACTTCGCGATCGCGACGCCCGTGGCGGCGGCCCACGCCAACGAGCAGGGCGCGCCGGTTCGCATGATCACCGTCGCCTGGGCCACGCTGGACTGGGTCCTCGTCGCCCGGCAGGGCATCGCGACGATCAACGACCTGTCCGGCCGGACGGTCGCCATCTCGTCTCCGGGCTCCCCGACGGACATTCTCTTCCGCCGGCTGTTGGAGACCCGCAACCTCACCCCGGAACGCCTCCGCGTCACGATGGCGCGCGTCGGGGCGACCGGCGCGCGCGCCGCGGCGCTGGAGTCGGGGCGGGCCGACGCCGCGTGGCTCGGCTACGATTACGCCTACGAACTGATCAAGAAAGGCGGCTTCCACGTCCTCGAAAACATCTCCGTGGCCAAGGCGGTGCCGGGCTTCCTCATCGCCGTGTGGATGGCGAGTCAGCCGTACATCGACACGCACCGCGAGGCCGTGCTGGCCGCGGTGCAGGCGCAGATCGAGGCCAACCGGTGGGCGCACAACAGGATCGCGTTCATCGACGAGGCCCTTCGCGCCCGGTGGCCGGGCATGGAGCCGCTGCCGCGCGATGTGGTCGAGTGGGCGTACGACCGCTACATCCAGGACGACATCTTCCCGGTCAACGGCGGGCTTACGCCCGCGGCGCTCAACTCCACGTTCGAGATCGCCAGGCTGACGGGCGACCTCTCGCGGATCCCGGCGCCGGGCGACGTGGCGGTGTTCCAGATCCAGGACGCCGTGCTCGCGAAGATCGGACGGCGGTAG
- a CDS encoding M81 family metallopeptidase — MPRILVAECMQEISSFNPLPSEYDNFAVRRGEELFAQRGRNSAVGGALAVFAERPDLEVVPAYSARAGSAGLLSRAGWERLSTEFLTEAAARAKGADAVYVSMHGAMGADGELDPEGFLLERVRGIVGPEIPIVVSLDLHGILTARMLRQIDGLAVYHTYPHVDFADTGARAARLLLRVLDERARPVIARVTVPALVRGDELITKSGCYGDVIREAQRLEREGRALAAAMMIGNPFTDVPELCSQAVVVTDGDAELAAGEATRLAGEFWPNRFRMQGKLIALDRAIAQAGQMRGPVIFTDAADATSSGATGDSNAILAALLKSGYDRPALVPIVDPAAAAEAHRAGVGRTVRVRLGGVLDKRFTPVEVAATVDMLSSGRAVLETSGGELNAGPTAVLLAGAITIVVMTRSVSLFDRAMFLAHGRDPRAYSLVVVKSPHCEPHMFDEWAEKDFNIDAPGATSANLRSLGHRICRRPMFPLDDEVAFSPAPEVFRRP, encoded by the coding sequence ATGCCGCGGATTCTCGTCGCGGAGTGCATGCAGGAGATCTCGTCCTTCAACCCGCTGCCGAGCGAGTATGACAACTTCGCCGTCCGGCGCGGAGAGGAGCTGTTCGCCCAGCGCGGCCGCAACAGCGCCGTCGGCGGCGCGCTCGCGGTTTTCGCCGAACGGCCCGACCTCGAGGTCGTGCCGGCCTACAGCGCCCGCGCCGGCAGCGCCGGCCTTCTCTCGCGCGCGGGGTGGGAGCGGCTGTCCACCGAGTTCCTGACCGAGGCCGCCGCCCGCGCGAAGGGCGCGGACGCGGTCTACGTCTCGATGCACGGCGCGATGGGCGCCGACGGCGAGCTCGATCCGGAAGGGTTCCTGCTCGAGCGGGTGCGCGGCATCGTCGGACCGGAGATCCCGATCGTCGTCTCGCTCGACCTCCACGGCATCCTCACCGCGCGGATGCTGCGGCAGATCGACGGGCTCGCCGTGTACCACACCTACCCGCACGTCGACTTCGCCGATACCGGCGCCCGCGCCGCGCGGCTGCTGCTGCGCGTTCTCGACGAGCGCGCGCGGCCGGTCATCGCCCGCGTCACGGTGCCCGCGCTCGTCCGGGGCGACGAACTGATCACCAAGTCGGGCTGTTACGGCGACGTGATCCGGGAAGCGCAGCGGCTCGAACGGGAAGGCCGGGCCCTCGCGGCCGCGATGATGATCGGCAACCCCTTCACCGACGTGCCGGAGCTGTGCAGCCAGGCGGTCGTCGTCACCGACGGCGACGCGGAGCTCGCGGCCGGCGAGGCGACCCGCCTCGCCGGCGAGTTCTGGCCCAACCGGTTCCGGATGCAGGGCAAGCTCATCGCGCTCGACCGGGCCATCGCCCAGGCCGGGCAGATGCGGGGTCCCGTCATCTTTACCGACGCGGCCGACGCGACCTCGTCGGGAGCGACCGGCGACAGCAACGCGATCCTGGCCGCGCTGTTGAAGAGCGGGTACGACCGGCCGGCGCTCGTGCCGATCGTCGATCCGGCCGCGGCCGCCGAAGCGCACCGCGCCGGCGTCGGGCGCACCGTCCGCGTGCGGCTCGGCGGCGTCCTCGACAAGCGCTTCACGCCGGTCGAGGTCGCGGCGACGGTCGACATGCTCTCGTCCGGCCGCGCGGTCCTGGAGACGAGCGGCGGCGAGCTGAACGCGGGGCCGACCGCGGTGCTCCTCGCCGGCGCGATCACGATCGTGGTGATGACGCGGTCCGTCAGCCTCTTCGACCGCGCGATGTTTCTCGCGCACGGCCGCGATCCCCGCGCCTACAGCCTGGTCGTCGTCAAGTCGCCGCACTGCGAGCCGCACATGTTCGACGAATGGGCGGAGAAGGACTTCAACATCGACGCGCCCGGCGCGACGAGCGCGAACCTCCGATCGCTCGGACACCGGATCTGCCGGCGGCCGATGTTCCCCCTGGACGACGAGGTCGCATTCTCGCCGGCCCCGGAGGTGTTCCGCCGGCCGTAG
- the opp4C gene encoding oligopeptide ABC transporter permease, which translates to MSRPVPAVALDPAPARTGGAGDRRRHRTAARLAWDSFRRHRMALAGLAVLTVFALASAAPRLASPYDPQTADLDHRLAAPTWAHPMGTDDLGRDLLTRVLYGGRVSLTIGVAAMALAVTLGTAVGALAGFYGGWVDNVLMRFTDLVLSFPQLFVLIVLALVLRNLALPLLRGSAGSVLPIVLVIAVTSWMPVARLVRATFLSLREATFVEAARGLGVRNGRIIARHVLPNSLGPIIVAATLRVASSIITESGLSFLGFGVQPPTPTWGNMLNAAQDQMTSAPWTAVYPGLMIFLTVIAINYVGDGLRDAVDPHHIK; encoded by the coding sequence ATGAGCCGTCCCGTGCCGGCCGTGGCGCTGGACCCGGCCCCGGCGCGGACCGGCGGGGCGGGAGACCGCCGCCGCCACCGCACGGCCGCGCGCCTGGCATGGGACAGCTTCCGGCGCCACCGGATGGCGCTCGCGGGCCTCGCGGTCCTCACCGTCTTCGCGCTCGCGTCGGCGGCGCCGCGGCTCGCCTCGCCGTACGATCCGCAGACGGCCGACCTCGACCACCGGCTCGCGGCGCCCACCTGGGCGCATCCGATGGGCACCGACGACCTCGGCCGGGACCTGCTCACCCGCGTGCTGTACGGCGGCCGGGTCTCGCTGACGATCGGCGTGGCGGCGATGGCGCTCGCGGTCACGCTGGGGACCGCGGTCGGCGCGCTCGCCGGATTCTACGGCGGGTGGGTCGACAACGTGCTGATGCGTTTCACCGACCTCGTGCTGTCGTTCCCGCAGCTGTTCGTGCTGATCGTGCTCGCGCTGGTGCTGCGCAACCTGGCGCTGCCGCTGCTGCGCGGCAGCGCGGGCAGCGTGCTGCCGATCGTGCTCGTCATCGCCGTGACGTCGTGGATGCCGGTGGCGCGGCTCGTGCGCGCCACGTTTTTGTCGCTGCGCGAGGCGACCTTCGTGGAAGCAGCGCGGGGACTCGGAGTCCGCAACGGCCGGATCATCGCGCGCCACGTCCTGCCGAACAGCCTCGGCCCGATCATCGTCGCGGCGACGCTGCGGGTGGCGAGCTCCATCATCACGGAGTCCGGGCTGAGCTTTCTCGGGTTCGGGGTCCAGCCGCCGACGCCGACCTGGGGCAACATGCTGAACGCCGCGCAGGACCAGATGACGAGCGCCCCGTGGACGGCCGTCTATCCGGGGCTCATGATCTTCCTGACGGTGATCGCCATCAACTACGTGGGCGACGGCCTGCGGGACGCCGTGGACCCGCACCACATCAAGTAA
- a CDS encoding ABC transporter permease produces MIRYLARRLLQALPLLLLVSAAVFFLINIVPGGPTAAYENNPRLTSEDIARIEAELGLNQPIHVRYLRWLGAVAHGDWGYSLVTKRPVLVEIGERFPNTLYLIGIQYLVTLAIAIPAGTLSAVRQYSVFDHATTTVAFMGQSIPIFWFGLILIIVFHVTLRNPLSGLPLLPAGGMYTIGEPFSAGDRIQHLILPVAMLTLANCAAIVRYVRASMIEVLHADYIRTARSKGASGRRVVWGHALKNAALPVVTIIALDLPVLFGGALFTETIFSWPGMGRLFYDSALRFDYALLMSIVMITAILIVLSNLAADVGYAYLDPRIRYG; encoded by the coding sequence ATGATCCGCTACCTCGCCCGGCGCCTGCTGCAGGCGCTGCCGCTGCTGCTCCTCGTGAGCGCCGCGGTGTTTTTCCTGATCAACATCGTGCCGGGCGGCCCGACCGCCGCCTACGAGAACAACCCCCGGCTGACGTCGGAGGATATCGCGCGGATCGAGGCGGAGCTCGGCCTCAACCAGCCGATTCACGTCCGCTACCTTCGGTGGCTGGGGGCCGTCGCCCACGGCGACTGGGGCTATTCGCTCGTCACCAAGCGGCCGGTGCTGGTGGAGATCGGCGAGCGGTTTCCCAACACGCTGTACCTGATCGGCATTCAATACCTGGTGACGCTCGCGATCGCGATCCCGGCCGGCACGCTTTCGGCGGTGCGGCAGTACTCGGTGTTCGACCACGCCACCACCACGGTCGCGTTCATGGGCCAGTCCATCCCGATCTTCTGGTTTGGGCTGATCCTGATCATCGTGTTCCACGTCACGCTCCGCAACCCGCTGAGCGGCCTGCCGCTCCTGCCGGCCGGCGGCATGTACACGATCGGCGAGCCGTTCTCGGCCGGCGATCGGATTCAGCACCTCATCCTGCCGGTGGCGATGCTGACGCTCGCCAACTGCGCGGCGATCGTGCGATACGTGCGCGCCAGCATGATCGAGGTGCTGCACGCGGACTACATCCGGACCGCGCGCTCGAAGGGCGCGAGCGGCCGGCGCGTCGTCTGGGGCCACGCGCTGAAGAACGCGGCCCTCCCGGTCGTGACGATCATCGCGCTCGACCTGCCCGTCCTGTTCGGCGGGGCGCTGTTCACCGAGACGATCTTCAGCTGGCCGGGGATGGGCCGGCTGTTCTACGACTCCGCGCTGCGGTTCGACTACGCGCTGTTGATGAGCATCGTGATGATCACGGCGATCCTGATCGTGCTCTCGAACCTGGCCGCGGACGTCGGCTACGCCTACCTCGATCCCCGGATCAGGTACGGCTGA
- a CDS encoding peptide ABC transporter substrate-binding protein — MRRWSISVLAWPVLAAVVALLAQPAVSQQPRRGGTVTIALYQEPELLNPLIASQTAAFEVTILTVEGLLRVGPDGKYIPQLAAEVPDQKNGGVSPDGKTITYHLRPGVLWSDGQPMTCDDVKFTWQVLTTPKSGAIYTSGYDQIQSVDCPNPQTAVVRYKQLYAPFLSRFGDILPRHATGDPANMTKWPYNRKPVGTGPFMVTEWASGDHITLVRNPNYRVKDQPYLDRVIIRVVPSREVGKQLIKTGDVDVVWDLIESDVPELKGASGVKIAAAPGPFAERLLLNFADPSLDGPDAAAVKQHPHPILGDPRVREAIELGINKREITSKLLYGLATVGTNELHIGWAECDTPISTYNPPRARALLQESGWVPGPDGIRVAKGARYAKDGTRLRLKLQTTTGNKLREEAEQLIIEYMRTIGLEFYIENVPSPVLFGSWASGAFRKHGHFDVVMYTTNPDVDPQSQVEGYFASWKMPTAQNGGDGFNYARYANPQVDADVKKAASSADLGVRRAAYCDAMHQIVADRPHIYLYSRTTISAYRDRLQGWVTNVWENLAWNAQAWSVAR, encoded by the coding sequence ATGAGACGCTGGAGCATCTCGGTTCTTGCATGGCCGGTTCTCGCGGCGGTCGTCGCGCTGCTCGCGCAGCCGGCCGTGTCGCAGCAGCCGCGGCGGGGCGGGACGGTCACGATCGCCCTCTATCAGGAACCCGAACTCCTCAACCCGCTGATCGCGTCGCAGACCGCCGCCTTCGAGGTGACGATTCTCACGGTCGAGGGGCTGCTGCGGGTCGGGCCCGACGGCAAGTATATTCCGCAGCTCGCCGCCGAGGTCCCGGACCAGAAGAACGGCGGGGTGTCCCCGGACGGGAAGACGATCACCTACCATCTGCGGCCCGGCGTCCTGTGGTCCGACGGGCAGCCGATGACCTGCGACGACGTGAAGTTCACGTGGCAGGTGCTCACGACCCCGAAGAGCGGCGCGATCTACACCAGCGGCTACGACCAGATCCAGAGCGTCGACTGTCCCAATCCGCAGACCGCCGTCGTGCGGTACAAGCAGCTGTACGCGCCGTTTCTCTCGCGCTTCGGCGACATTCTGCCTCGGCACGCCACCGGCGATCCCGCCAACATGACGAAGTGGCCGTACAACCGCAAGCCGGTCGGTACCGGGCCGTTCATGGTCACAGAGTGGGCGTCCGGAGACCACATCACGCTGGTCCGCAACCCGAATTACCGCGTCAAAGATCAGCCCTACCTCGACCGCGTGATCATCCGCGTCGTGCCGAGCCGGGAAGTCGGCAAGCAGTTGATCAAGACGGGCGACGTCGACGTTGTCTGGGACCTGATTGAATCGGACGTCCCGGAGCTCAAGGGCGCGTCGGGCGTGAAGATCGCCGCCGCGCCGGGTCCCTTCGCCGAGCGTCTTCTGCTTAACTTCGCGGACCCGTCCCTCGACGGCCCGGACGCCGCCGCGGTGAAGCAGCATCCGCACCCGATCCTCGGCGACCCGCGCGTGCGCGAGGCGATCGAGCTCGGCATCAACAAGCGTGAGATCACGAGCAAGCTGCTCTACGGTTTGGCGACCGTCGGGACCAACGAGCTGCACATCGGCTGGGCGGAGTGCGATACGCCGATCAGCACGTACAATCCCCCGCGGGCGCGGGCACTCTTACAAGAATCCGGCTGGGTCCCGGGTCCGGACGGCATCCGCGTCGCGAAGGGCGCGCGCTACGCAAAGGACGGCACGCGGCTCCGCCTGAAGCTGCAGACGACGACCGGCAACAAGCTCCGCGAAGAGGCCGAGCAGCTGATCATCGAGTACATGCGGACGATCGGCCTCGAGTTCTACATCGAGAACGTCCCGTCGCCGGTGCTGTTCGGGTCGTGGGCGAGCGGCGCGTTCCGCAAGCACGGCCATTTCGACGTCGTCATGTACACGACGAACCCCGACGTGGACCCGCAGTCGCAGGTCGAAGGTTACTTCGCCTCGTGGAAAATGCCGACGGCGCAGAACGGCGGCGACGGCTTCAATTACGCGCGCTATGCGAACCCGCAGGTGGACGCGGACGTGAAGAAGGCGGCCTCGTCGGCGGATCTCGGGGTGCGGCGCGCGGCGTACTGCGACGCGATGCATCAGATCGTCGCGGACCGGCCGCATATCTATCTCTACAGCCGGACCACGATCAGCGCCTACCGCGACCGGCTGCAGGGTTGGGTCACGAACGTCTGGGAAAATCTCGCCTGGAACGCGCAGGCGTGGTCGGTGGCGCGATAG
- a CDS encoding quinone oxidoreductase gives MNAVRVHQSGGPEVLTFEELPTPAPGPAEALVRIEAIGVNFVDIYQREGIYKMSLPFTAGSEAAGVVDSVGREVADVKPGDRVAYTGVLGAYATHAVAPAARLVKLPAGVETKTAAAAMLQGITAHYLTHSTYPLGPADTALLHAAAGGVGLLLTQMAKMRGAKLIGTVSTEAKAALARGAGADHVILYEQQDFEAETKRITGGRGVQVVYDSVGKTTFDKSMNCLAPRGYLVAFGQSSGVVPPVDIQVLNQKGSLFLTRPTSRDYMLTREEYAKRAGDVLGWIAAGRIKVRIDRTFPLVQAAEAHKALASRVTAGKVLLIP, from the coding sequence ATGAACGCCGTCCGCGTGCATCAGTCCGGGGGACCGGAGGTCTTGACGTTCGAAGAACTGCCCACGCCGGCGCCCGGTCCCGCCGAGGCGCTCGTCCGGATCGAGGCGATCGGCGTCAATTTCGTCGACATCTATCAGCGCGAGGGCATCTACAAAATGTCCCTGCCGTTCACGGCCGGCAGCGAGGCGGCGGGCGTGGTGGACTCGGTCGGCCGCGAGGTCGCGGACGTCAAGCCCGGCGACCGGGTCGCCTACACGGGCGTGCTCGGCGCCTACGCGACGCACGCCGTGGCGCCCGCGGCGCGCCTCGTGAAGCTGCCCGCCGGCGTCGAGACCAAGACGGCGGCCGCCGCGATGCTCCAGGGCATCACCGCCCACTATCTGACCCACTCGACCTACCCGCTCGGGCCGGCGGACACCGCGCTGCTTCATGCCGCGGCCGGGGGCGTCGGGCTGCTGCTCACCCAGATGGCGAAGATGCGCGGCGCCAAGCTCATCGGTACGGTCTCGACCGAGGCGAAAGCGGCGCTCGCGCGCGGGGCCGGCGCCGACCACGTGATCTTGTACGAGCAGCAGGACTTCGAGGCGGAGACGAAGCGCATCACCGGCGGGCGCGGCGTGCAGGTCGTCTACGATTCCGTCGGCAAGACCACGTTCGATAAGAGCATGAACTGTCTCGCGCCCCGCGGTTATCTCGTCGCGTTCGGCCAATCGAGCGGGGTGGTCCCGCCGGTCGACATCCAGGTGCTCAATCAAAAGGGCTCGCTGTTCCTGACGCGGCCGACGTCGCGCGATTACATGCTGACGCGCGAAGAGTACGCGAAGCGGGCCGGCGATGTGCTGGGGTGGATCGCCGCGGGCCGGATCAAGGTCAGGATCGACCGGACGTTCCCGCTGGTCCAGGCGGCCGAGGCGCACAAGGCGCTCGCGAGCCGGGTCACCGCCGGGAAGGTGCTGTTGATCCCCTAG
- a CDS encoding aldehyde dehydrogenase family protein — protein sequence MKMYVGTEWIDKRQTIPVINPFDGSTVDTVPKGDADDVERALQTAARGAKAMRALSGYQRAQILKKAAELLTARTEDFAKTITLEEGKILAESRVEVARATEILVLSAEEAKRLGSEVVPLDGAPGVTSATQMGFTLRVPCGVVVGISPFNFPLHLVTHKVGPALAGGNAVILKPATDTPLSALKLTQVLLDAGVPADGIQCLTGSGGEIGDKLCADPRVRKITFTGSRDVGERICKTAGLKKVTMELGSNAPAIVMPDADLEKVAAAIAATGYANAGQVCISTQRVIPLKAIYGDFLNALKAKVSAISTGNPLSEGVKMGPMVRESDAKRVESWVKEAVAGGARLVTGGERQGAVYAPTILADVKPDMRVSRSELFGPAVAVTPVDTIDDAIAMANDSNYGLSAGVFTQNVNWAMKFAREVESGNIHINWGPQWRVDLMPYGGLKESGFGKEGPKYAVQEMTELKMVVFHLS from the coding sequence ATGAAGATGTACGTCGGCACGGAATGGATCGACAAGCGTCAGACCATCCCCGTCATCAACCCGTTCGACGGCTCGACGGTCGATACGGTCCCGAAGGGCGACGCCGACGACGTTGAGCGCGCCCTGCAGACGGCGGCGCGCGGGGCCAAGGCGATGCGGGCGCTCAGCGGCTACCAGCGGGCGCAGATCCTCAAGAAGGCGGCGGAGCTCCTGACGGCGCGGACCGAGGACTTCGCCAAGACGATCACGCTCGAGGAGGGGAAGATCCTCGCCGAGTCGCGGGTCGAGGTCGCGCGCGCCACGGAGATCCTGGTCCTCTCCGCGGAAGAGGCGAAGCGGCTCGGCAGCGAGGTGGTGCCGCTCGACGGCGCGCCCGGCGTGACCTCGGCCACCCAGATGGGCTTCACGCTGCGGGTGCCGTGCGGCGTGGTCGTCGGCATCAGCCCGTTCAACTTCCCGCTGCACCTGGTCACGCACAAGGTGGGACCGGCGCTCGCCGGCGGGAACGCCGTGATCTTGAAACCGGCGACCGACACACCGCTGTCCGCGCTCAAACTCACGCAGGTACTGCTCGACGCCGGCGTGCCGGCGGACGGAATCCAATGCCTCACCGGCAGCGGCGGTGAGATCGGCGACAAGCTCTGCGCGGATCCGCGCGTGCGCAAGATCACCTTCACCGGCAGCCGCGACGTCGGCGAGCGGATCTGCAAGACCGCCGGCCTCAAGAAGGTGACGATGGAGCTCGGCAGCAACGCCCCGGCGATCGTCATGCCCGACGCCGATCTCGAGAAGGTCGCCGCGGCGATCGCCGCGACCGGCTACGCCAACGCCGGCCAGGTCTGCATCAGCACGCAGCGCGTCATACCATTGAAGGCGATCTACGGCGACTTCCTCAACGCGCTCAAGGCGAAGGTCTCGGCGATCAGCACCGGCAACCCGCTCTCGGAAGGCGTGAAGATGGGGCCGATGGTCCGCGAGTCCGACGCGAAGCGCGTCGAGTCGTGGGTCAAGGAGGCGGTCGCCGGGGGCGCGCGCCTCGTGACCGGCGGCGAGCGGCAGGGGGCCGTGTACGCGCCCACCATCCTCGCCGACGTGAAGCCCGACATGCGCGTCTCCCGCAGCGAGCTGTTCGGGCCCGCGGTCGCCGTGACGCCGGTCGACACCATCGACGACGCGATCGCGATGGCGAACGACAGCAACTACGGGCTCTCGGCCGGCGTCTTCACCCAGAACGTCAACTGGGCGATGAAGTTCGCCCGCGAGGTCGAGTCCGGCAACATCCACATCAACTGGGGTCCGCAGTGGCGGGTCGATCTCATGCCCTACGGCGGCCTCAAGGAGAGCGGCTTCGGCAAGGAAGGCCCCAAGTACGCGGTTCAGGAGATGACCGAGCTGAAGATGGTGGTGTTCCACCTGTCGTAG